The Chthoniobacterales bacterium genome contains a region encoding:
- a CDS encoding YbhB/YbcL family Raf kinase inhibitor-like protein translates to MKIGTTAFSATRPISARFTADGRNINPQLSISGVPSEAKSLALIVDDPDAPMSPWTHWMLWNIPAGTTHIAEDSVPDGAVAGCNDFGRTEYRGPSPPSGTHRYFFRLFALDTDLPLPPGAARPALEDALRNHVLAKCEIMGRYARG, encoded by the coding sequence ATGAAAATCGGCACCACCGCTTTCAGCGCGACGAGGCCGATTTCCGCGCGGTTCACGGCCGACGGACGCAACATCAACCCGCAACTTTCCATCAGCGGTGTTCCGTCCGAGGCAAAAAGCCTGGCTCTGATCGTCGATGATCCCGATGCACCGATGAGTCCGTGGACTCATTGGATGCTATGGAACATCCCAGCGGGCACCACGCACATCGCCGAGGATTCCGTGCCGGACGGCGCGGTCGCCGGGTGCAACGATTTCGGCAGGACGGAATACCGCGGTCCCAGCCCGCCCTCGGGCACGCACCGCTATTTTTTCCGGTTGTTCGCCCTCGACACCGATCTTCCCCTGCCTCCCGGCGCCGCGCGACCGGCGTTGGAGGACGCCCTGCGCAACCATGTGCTCGCGAAATGCGAAATCATGGGTCGCTACGCCAGGGGCTGA
- a CDS encoding YbhB/YbcL family Raf kinase inhibitor-like protein has product MRITSPAFADGGSIPAKFTADGGDISPPLEIGGVPAAAKSLVLIVDDPDAPRGTWNHWLLWNIVPGITQIAEGTAPSGAAAGRNDFGETNYRGPSPPSGTHRYFFRLLALDTTLDLKAGSTRAKLDRAMQGHVMAEAVLMGRYGR; this is encoded by the coding sequence ATGCGGATCACAAGCCCCGCGTTCGCCGACGGAGGGTCGATCCCCGCGAAGTTCACCGCCGACGGCGGGGACATCAGTCCTCCGCTGGAGATCGGCGGCGTCCCCGCCGCTGCCAAAAGCCTCGTGCTCATCGTGGATGATCCCGACGCACCCCGCGGAACCTGGAACCATTGGCTGCTGTGGAATATCGTCCCGGGAATCACGCAAATCGCCGAGGGCACTGCGCCATCGGGAGCCGCCGCGGGTCGCAATGACTTCGGTGAAACGAACTACCGCGGGCCGAGTCCGCCGTCGGGAACCCACCGTTATTTTTTCCGCCTGCTCGCCCTCGACACGACGCTGGATCTGAAGGCGGGTTCCACACGTGCGAAACTGGATCGCGCCATGCAAGGCCATGTGATGGCCGAAGCCGTGCTCATGGGTCGCTACGGAAGATAA
- a CDS encoding ribbon-helix-helix protein, CopG family, which yields MVKAPRKTRAIAVQLSPEAVKRLDELAARSGMSRHRYMIVILERAIAADVVVSKKLAFSDED from the coding sequence ATGGTGAAAGCGCCCCGTAAAACCCGTGCCATCGCCGTGCAGTTGTCGCCGGAAGCTGTGAAGCGTCTCGACGAACTGGCTGCGCGTTCAGGCATGTCGCGGCACCGCTACATGATTGTGATCTTGGAGCGTGCCATTGCGGCGGACGTGGTGGTGAGCAAGAAACTGGCTTTTTCGGACGAAGACTGA
- a CDS encoding diguanylate cyclase — MTPVRAGDNQGAGLSLVPLPQRPRAWTANKPVRRLVALIALGIGLVGSLLAGLQVSRVIEHNTLTAFSKTCDEVTLRINERLTAYALLLQGGRALFNASDTVTRGDWRAYVESLRANETVPGYQGIGFAVFIRPENLEKHTAQIRGEGFPDYRVHPPGPREIYTSIVYLEPFSGRNLRAFGYDMFSEPVRRLAMERARDTGNAALSGKVRLVQEDGTDVQAGALMYVPVYRRGAALGSDTERRNALEGWVYSPYRMDDLLEGTIPELAGREGKSLDLEIFDGDKPSDEALLFDSQKSANDHTGRPSLQQERTIDFNGHRWLLVFRDKPEGGGLDLAPAWITAGAGLVITFLVFGMLLSIYRRSDAQLTAERLAVQIRGMAFHDALTKLPNRVLLRDRFDMALAAAKRSQNWGALMMVDLDNFKPLNDTHGHAAGDALLVEVARRLRGCVRETDTVARLGGDEFIVLLGALAGNEAAARKEAEAIAGKVLESLSQPYVLAVEKEAVSAIEHRCSASIGVALFTGEDTSQSEIIHAADDAMYRAKKEGRNRVCLHERGRAENGVSA; from the coding sequence ATGACACCTGTCCGCGCGGGGGATAACCAAGGCGCGGGCCTTTCGTTGGTGCCGCTACCCCAAAGACCCCGCGCGTGGACAGCGAACAAGCCGGTGCGCCGCCTTGTCGCGCTCATCGCGCTCGGGATCGGCTTGGTCGGCAGCCTGCTTGCCGGACTGCAGGTCAGCCGAGTCATCGAACACAACACGCTCACGGCATTTTCCAAGACTTGCGACGAGGTCACGCTCAGGATCAACGAACGCCTCACGGCCTACGCTTTGCTTTTGCAGGGAGGGCGCGCGCTCTTCAATGCCTCGGACACAGTAACACGGGGCGATTGGCGGGCATATGTCGAATCGCTTCGCGCGAACGAGACCGTGCCCGGATACCAAGGCATCGGCTTTGCGGTTTTCATAAGGCCGGAGAATCTGGAAAAACACACAGCGCAGATCCGCGGCGAGGGATTTCCCGACTACCGCGTGCATCCGCCCGGCCCGCGAGAGATCTACACTTCGATCGTCTATCTCGAGCCGTTCAGCGGACGCAATCTGCGCGCGTTCGGCTACGACATGTTTTCCGAACCGGTCCGCCGTCTGGCGATGGAGCGTGCTCGCGATACGGGCAACGCGGCACTCTCGGGCAAGGTGAGGCTCGTGCAGGAGGACGGCACGGACGTGCAGGCAGGCGCGCTGATGTATGTGCCTGTTTACCGGAGAGGCGCGGCACTCGGGTCCGATACCGAGAGACGCAACGCTCTCGAGGGATGGGTTTACAGCCCCTACCGGATGGACGATCTCCTCGAGGGAACGATCCCGGAACTCGCGGGCCGCGAAGGAAAATCTCTCGATCTTGAAATTTTCGACGGCGACAAACCGTCCGATGAAGCCCTGCTCTTCGACAGCCAGAAATCCGCGAACGATCACACTGGCCGTCCTTCCCTGCAGCAGGAAAGAACCATCGACTTCAACGGACACCGCTGGCTTCTGGTTTTCCGGGACAAGCCGGAGGGCGGCGGGTTGGACCTTGCCCCGGCGTGGATCACCGCAGGCGCAGGCTTGGTCATCACCTTCCTCGTCTTCGGCATGTTGCTTTCGATTTACAGGCGATCCGATGCGCAACTCACGGCGGAAAGGCTGGCCGTGCAGATCCGTGGCATGGCCTTCCACGACGCGCTCACGAAGTTGCCCAACCGTGTTTTGCTGCGCGATCGTTTCGACATGGCGCTCGCCGCCGCCAAGCGCTCGCAGAACTGGGGCGCGCTGATGATGGTGGACCTCGACAACTTCAAACCCCTGAACGACACCCACGGCCATGCCGCCGGCGATGCGCTCCTCGTCGAGGTCGCGCGCAGGTTGCGCGGCTGCGTGCGCGAGACGGATACGGTGGCACGGCTCGGCGGCGACGAGTTCATCGTTCTGCTCGGGGCGCTCGCGGGGAACGAGGCGGCCGCACGGAAAGAGGCGGAGGCTATCGCCGGAAAAGTCCTCGAATCGCTCTCGCAGCCCTACGTGCTCGCCGTCGAGAAAGAGGCGGTTTCCGCGATCGAGCACCGGTGTTCGGCGAGTATCGGCGTCGCGCTCTTCACCGGGGAAGACACGAGCCAGAGCGAGATCATCCACGCCGCCGACGACGCGATGTATCGGGCGAAAAAGGAAGGGCGCAACCGCGTGTGCCTGCACGAGCGCGGCCGCGCGGAAAATGGGGTGTCAGCGTGA